In the genome of bacterium, one region contains:
- a CDS encoding DEAD/DEAH box helicase, translating to MPTATADALDVFHPLIRRWFTEAVGEPTDVQAQAWPKIAAGEHVLISAPTGSGKTLTAFLWALDRLFTGRWESGRVRVLYVSPLKALNTDIRRNLSRPLEELSARFREAG from the coding sequence ATGCCCACCGCGACTGCCGACGCCCTCGACGTCTTCCATCCCCTGATCCGCCGCTGGTTCACAGAAGCGGTCGGGGAGCCGACGGACGTGCAGGCCCAGGCCTGGCCGAAGATCGCCGCCGGCGAGCACGTGCTGATCTCGGCGCCGACCGGCAGCGGCAAGACGCTGACGGCGTTTCTGTGGGCGCTCGACCGGCTGTTCACCGGGCGCTGGGAGTCGGGGCGGGTGCGGGTGCTCTACGTGTCGCCGCTCAAGGCGCTCAATACCGACATCCGGCGCAATCTGTCGCGGCCGCTCGAGGAGCTGTCTGCGCGATTCCGGGAGGCGGG